In Pleuronectes platessa chromosome 5, fPlePla1.1, whole genome shotgun sequence, a single genomic region encodes these proteins:
- the baz1b gene encoding tyrosine-protein kinase BAZ1B, protein MAPLLGRKPYPLAKPLAEPPGPGEEVYVVEHSKEAFRNKEEYEARLERYSERIWTCKSTGSSQLTHKEAWEEEQEVTELLQEEYPPWFERPVLEMIHHNTVSLDKLVEMAWVEILTKYAVDEECDFLVGKDKSLQVKVVKIHPQENPEGEAGEKKLEGACDSPSSDKENASQENQRKEPPPREDDNRRESLSDRARRSPRKLPTAMKEEKKRWVMPKFLPLKYDVKLISEDKVISDVPVDSLFRTERPPTKEIMRYFIRHYALRLGMGESAPWVVEDELVKKFNLPSKFSDFLLDPHKFLAENPSAKRKSLTSPEGKPSKRLKNSDTPGEDSGSEMGEKKRKKKDASGLPLSPTIWGHMQKIKMNGSPLKVKNSGSPKKGEGKGSAPSTPKSGRKSGDKKEGKKTGKSGDKKLGVLKSSKKDGKAGGKTPKMKQMTLLHLAKSTSAGSPKKRARSTGMGSPKLGKPLHPMALHLLRYYKEHKGKDDKKNSLSSLISKAAKTLSPDDRGRLPEELKELVQKRWEVLEQKKRWAAMSEEEKQEEMKKRRQEVKEKLREKAKERREKEMLVRREQSRRYEDQEIEGGQTLPVFKLVDMPEGLPNTLFGDVAMVVDFLNCYAGLLMPDDQYPITALALMEAVAGERSGFLYLNRVLVVLLQTLLQDELAEGYSELDMPLSEIPLTMHSVSELARLCLRPCDAHGEESGQGSEDSGPMGGFDDVVTSEFLEKLGTIEVFELGPEEKVSLLVALCHRILMTYSVEDHVDAMQQRSAELWKERLAMLKEANDRKRAEKNKRMESKGEKKRDGVLKKEVKKEVTVELESEDMISSVKSRRLMSMQAKKEKEEMDKQNKERMEKEAEEERMRKQRVSVERAFQDGIAKAKLIMRRAPLGTDRNHNRYWLFSDVVPGLYIEKGWVNESIDYNFTPPPEEKPAEPEVEEEEDGESATTNESQGAEGTEKDDGSIDGAISEGAQQGAAPDLCIETTVPNQGQNLWFICDNAAELEELVESLHCQGVRESELKAKIQNRYQDIIHSIHLTRKGKPGLRTCDGFEELLKYLRSDIQEVASRLHKGGLGYLEDNVDIEEQLKDTESLKDFGECIITIQACVIKKFLQGFMAPKQKKKKRQGGEENSKTEEVDEEKRLAEEARVATAVEKWKTAIREAQTFSRMHLLLGMLDACINWDMSAENARCKVCRKKGEDEKLILCDECNKAFHLFCLRPVLYRIPAGEWRCPACQPTVARRGSRSRNYNQDTDEEEDEEESEEEDSDEDEDDEEDNDYKAMGHILRPRKKNKQSSSRQKLSKSKPKTPPSSSSQSSKHRTGPNSPADIDELVRQSSQSGVRRQARELERCEEILKKLTKFRYSWPFRDPVSSEEAEDYLEIISQPMDFQTMLEKFSQGAYRHGNDFLEDIKLVFSNAEEYNQQGSTVLSCMVKTEQSFTELLQKLLPGLSYLRRRSRKRISQAPATSEEDEEEEEEEEEEEEEDEEQEEKPRKKMQNGKSNGKKPRNVRGQKDEESESEDDDDDDGRRRSKRSTATSGKKDYREQNSDGERDTRRARPRGVRGDTGGASSDEGRSSQQRHSKRQKRS, encoded by the exons ATGGCACCGCTTTTGGGCCGGAAACCTTACCCGCTGGCTAAGCCGCTAGCCGAGCCACCAGGCCCGGGAGAGGAGGTCTACGTCGTCGAGCACAGCAAGGAGGCCTTCAGGAACAAAGA AGAGTATGAGGCACGCTTGGAGAGGTACAGTGAGCGTATCTGGACATGCAAGAGCACTGGAAGCAGCCAGCTGACGCACAAAGAAGCATGGGAGGAGGAACAAGAAGTCACCGAACT GCTTCAGGAAGAATATCCCCCGTGGTTTGAGAGGCCCGTCCTGGAGATGATCCACCACAACACTGTGTCTTTAGACAAACTGGTGGAAATGGCCTGGGTTGAAATCCTAACCAAGTATGCGGTTGATGAGGAGTGCGACTTCCTG gtGGGGAAGGACAAAAGTTTGCAAGTGAAGGTGGTGAAGATCCACCCCCAAGAAAACCCGGAGGGCGAGGCGGGGGAGAAGAAGCTTGAGGGCGCCTGCGACTCTCCATCCAGCGACAAGGAGAATGCAAGTcaggagaaccagaggaagGAGCCTCCTCCCAGAGAGGACGACAACAGGAGGGAAAGTCTCA GTGACAGAGCCAGACGTTCTCCAAGGAAACTTCCCACTGCCatgaaggaggaaaagaagaggtgGGTTATGCCCAAATTCCTTCCTCTCAAGTACGACGTGAAGCTCATCAGCGAGGACAAG GTGATCAGTGATGTCCCTGTAGACAGTCTGTTCAGAACAGAGCGCCCTCCAACAAAGGAGATCATGCGCTACTTCATCAGACACTATGCGCTGAGGCTGGGCATGGGTGAGAGCGCTCCCTGGGTGGTCGAGGATGAACTGGTGAAAAAGTTTAACCTGCCAAGCAAATTCAGCGACTTTCTTCTTGATCCACACAAG TTTTTAGCAGAAAATCCCTCTGCGAAGCGTAAGAGCTTGACATCTCCAGAAGGTAAACCTAGCAAGAGGCTCAAGAACTCTGATACGCCAGGAGAGGATTCAGGAAGCGAGAtgggagagaagaaaaggaaaaagaaagatgcTTCAGGCCTACCCCTTAGTCCCACCATCTGGGGCCACATGCAG aaaataaaaatgaatggctCACCGCTGAAGGTAAAGAACTCAGGAAGTCCAAAGAAAGGTGAAGGCAAGGGCTCTGCACCCTCTACTCCCAAATCAGGCAGGAAGTCTGGAGACAagaaagaagggaagaaaaCCGGAAAGAGCGGCGATAAGAAGCTCGGTGTTCTCAAATCTTCTAAAAAGGATGGCAAAGCTGGTGGCAAGACACCGAAGATGAAACAGATGACTCTGCTGCATCTGGCTAAGAGCACCTCTGCAGGGAGCCCGAAGAAGAGGGCCCGGAGCACAGGCATGGGTTCACCTAAACTGGGGAAGCCACTGCACCCCAtggctctccacctcctccgctACTACAAGGAGCATAAGGGaaaagatgacaaaaaaaattcCCTCTCGTCTCTCATCTCCAAGGCCGCAAAGACCTTATCCCCAGATGATCGCGGCCGTCTCCCGGAGGAGCTCAAGGAGCTCGTGCAAAAACGCTGGGAGGTGCTTGAGCAAAAGAAACGCTGGGCAGCCATGAGCGAAGAGGAAAAgcaggaagagatgaagaagcgGCGGCAAGAAGTAAAAGAGAAACTGCGGGAAAAGGCTAAGGAGAGACGGGAGAAGGAGATGTTGGTCCGACGCGAACAATCACGTCGATATGAGGACCAGGAGATTGAAGGCGGCCAAACCCTGCCGGTGTTCAAGCTTGTAGACATGCCTGAGGGTTTGCCCAACACCTTGTTTGGTGATGTTGCCATGGTTGTGGACTTCCTCAACTGCTATGCAGGGCTGCTGATGCCGGACGATCAGTATCCCATCACAGCATTGGCTCTGATGGAAGCGGTGGCTGGGGAACGGTCCGGCTTCCTCTACCTGAACCGCGTGCTCGTAGTGCTGCTCCAAACGCTGCTGCAGGATGAGCTGGCAGAGGGCTACAGCGAGCTCGATATGCCCTTATCTGAGATCCCTCTCACCATGCACTCTGTCTCAGAGCTGGCCAGGTTGTGTCTGCGCCCCTGTGATGCTCATGGCGAGGAAAGTGGCCAGGGCTCCGAGGACTCGGGGCCCATGGGGGGTTTTGATGATGTGGTGACAAGCGAGTTCCTGGAGAAGCTTGGTACAATTGAGGTGTTTGAGCTGGGCCCCGAAGAGAAGGTCAGCCTGCTGGTGGCACTTTGCCACCGCATCCTCATGACCTACTCAGTGGAAGACCATGTTGACGCAATGCAGCAGCGGTCGGCTGAGCTGTGGAAGGAGCGCCTGGCCATGCTGAAGGAGGCCAATGATCGCAAGAGGGCTGAGAAGAATAAGCGGATGGAGAGCAAAG gtgagaagaaaagagatggTGTTCTTAAGAAGGAGGTCAAAAAGGAGGTAACGGTGGAGCTGGAGTCAGAGGACATGATCAGCTCAGTGAAGAGCCGGCGACTGATGTCTATGCAGGCcaagaaggaaaaggaggagatggacaagCAGAACAAAG AGCGCATGGAGAAGGAAGCTGAAGAGGAGCGGATGCGTAAACAGAGGGTTTCTGTAGAGCGAGCCTTCCAGGATGGAATCGCCAAAGCCAAACTCATCATGCGCAGGGCGCCGCTAGGCACAGACAGAAATCATAACAG aTACTGGCTTTTCTCAGATGTTGTTCCTGGTCTCTACATTGAGAAAGGCTGGGTGAACGAAAGCATTGACTACAACTTCACCCCTCCACCTGAAGAAAAACCAGCTGAGCCtgaagtggaagaggaggaagatggcgAGTCAGCCACTACTAATGAATCACAAG gaGCTGAAGGAACTGAAAAGGATGATGGCAGCATAGATGGTGCTATTAGTGAAGGAGCCCAGCAGGGGGCGGCCCCTGACCTCTGTATAGAAACCACAGTTCCCAATCAGGGACAGAATCTCTG GTTCATATGTGACAACGCAGCTGAGCTTGAGGAGCTGGTGGAAAGTCTTCATTGTCAGGGGGTCAGAGAAAGCGAACTGAAGGCAAAGATACAAAACAG GTatcaggacatcatccactccATCCATTTGACCCGCAAGGGAAAACCGGGCCTCAGGACTTGTGATGGCTTCGAAGAGCTGCTGAAATACCTGCGCAGTGACATCCAGGAGGTGGCTTCACGGCTCCATAAGGGAGGTCTGGGATACTTGGAGGACAACGTAGACATCGAAGAACAG ttgaaagacacagaaagttTGAAAGACTTTGGCGAGTGCATCATCACCATCCAGGCCTGTGTAATCAAAAAGTTCCTGCAGGGATTCATGGCCCCCaagcagaaaaagaagaaaaggcaaGGAGGCGAAGAAAACAGCAAGACCGAAGAGGTGGATGAGGAGAAGAGACTGGCAGAGGAGGCCAGG GTAGCCACGGCGGTAGAGAAGTGGAAGACGGCGATCCGAGAGGCCCAGACCTTTTCCCGCATGCACTTGCTCCTGGGAATGTTGGACGCTTGCATCAACTGGGACATGTCTGCTGAGAACGCTCGCTGCAAAGTCTGTCGCAAAAAAG GTGAGGATGAGAAACTGATCCTCTGTGATGAGTGTAACAAGGCCTTCCACCTGTTCTGCCTGCGACCGGTACTCTACCGAATCCCCGCTGGAGAATGGAGGTGTCCCGCCTGCCAGCCCACTGTGGCCAGACGAGGCTCTCGTTCAAG GAACTATAACCAAGACacggatgaagaagaggatgaggaggagtcTGAAGAGGAGGactctgatgaagatgaagatgacgaGGAGGACAATGATTACAAAGCCATGGGTCACATCT TGAGACCAAGGAAGAAAAATAAGCAGTCCTCGTCCCGACAGAAGCTTTCAAAGAGCAAACCCAAAACACCGCCGTCTTCTAGTAGTCAGAGCAGCAAACATAGGACTGGGCCCAACAGCCCTGCAGACATCGACGAGCTG GTGCGGCAGAGTTCCCAGTCAGGCGTGCGGAGGCAGGCGCGGGAGCTGGAGAGGTGCGAGGAAATCCTCAAGAAACTGACAAAATTCCGCTACAGCTGGCCTTTCAG AGATCCTGTGTCctcagaggaggcagaggactACTTGGAAATCATCTCCCAGCCCATGGATTTCCAGACGATGCTGGAAAAGTTCAGCCAGGGCGCGTATCGTCACGGCAATGACTTCCTGGAAGACATAAAGCTGGTCTTCTCCAACGCAGAGGAGTACAACCAGCAGGGCAGCACCGTGCTCTCCTGTATGGTCAAGACGGAGCAGAGCTTCACAGAGCTGCTCCAAAAGCTGCTGCCGGGTCTCAGCTACCTCCGCCGCCGCTCGCGCAAACGCATCAGCCAAGCTCCTGCTACATCcgaagaagacgaggaggaggaagaagaagaagaggaggaggaagaagaagatgaagagcaggaggagaagccaAGGAAGAAGATGCAGAACGGCAAATCAAACGGGAAGAAGCCCAGAAACGTACGAGGACAGAAGGATGAGGAAAGCGAGAGCGAAGACGACGATGATGACGACGGCAGGAGGAGAAGTAAGCGCTCCACTGCCACCTCAGGCAAGAAGGATTACAGGGAGCAGAACAGCGATGGCGAGCGGGACACACGGAGAGCTCGTCCGCGGGGGGTCCGGGGCGACACTGGTGGAGCGAGCAGCGACGAGGGCCGGTCCAGCCAGCAGCGACATTCCAAAAGGCAGAAACGCTCCTGA